One Lepus europaeus isolate LE1 chromosome 7, mLepTim1.pri, whole genome shotgun sequence DNA segment encodes these proteins:
- the CDC42BPG gene encoding serine/threonine-protein kinase MRCK gamma isoform X1 — protein sequence MERRLRALERLARGEAGGGPGLDGLLDLLLGLHHELSSAPLRRERNVAQFLSWAGPFVQKVKELCLQRDDFEILKVIGRGAFGEVAVVRQRDTGQVFAMKMLHKWEMLKRAETACFREERDVLVKGDSRWVTALHYAFQDEEYLYLVMDYYAGGDLLTLLSRFEDRLPPELAQFYLAEMVLAIHSLHQLGYVHRDVKPDNILLDLNGHIRLADFGSCLRLNESGMVDSSVAVGTPDYISPEILQAMEEGTGHYGPQCDWWSLGVCAYELLFGETPFYAESLVETYGKIMNHEDHLQFPPDVPEVPASARDLIRQLLCRQEERLGRGGLDDFRNHPFFEGVDWEQLATSTAPYIPELRGPLDTSNFDVDDDTLNHPGTLPPPTHGAFSGHHLPFVGFTYTLGRPSPQSAAEPASAVEQDVELSWKDSETLRDGKAPLSPRDSDLQQERDQLCQELAEARAALQAQAQELCRAQSRQEELLRRLQEAQEREVAAASGAQALSAQLEEAQGARRELEAQVATLSREVSQLQGQHARSRDKDTSPAESSHTASEASGSGAPRGGPEEAQLRREVAALREHLEQARGLGPGGKEEALRRLQEENARLSREQERLAEELEREQQSKRRLEGERRETESSWEAQIADILTWVNDEKVSRGYLQALATKMAEELESLGHAGPQTLPTRPLDHQWKARRLQKMEASARLELQLALEAEIRAKQGLQERLTQAQEAQLQAERRLQEVEKQSRALQQELAVLREELRARGPGDVKSSNSLIPFLSFRGAEDSAKDPGTSGEALRPGVEPELRPEGRRSLRAGAALPRVPTAPTAPAEGPPVKPGSHTLRPRSFPSPTKCLRCTSLMLGLGRQGLGCDACGYFCHSACAPQAPPCPVPPDLLRTALGVHPDTGTGTAYEGFLSVPRPSGVRRGWQRVFAALSDSRLLLFDAPDVRLSPASGALLQALDLRDPQFSATPVLASDVIHAQSRDLPRIFRVTASQLTVPPTTCTVLLLAESEAERERWLQVLGELQRLLADSRPRPRPVYILKEAYDNGLPLLPHTLCAAVIDTERLALGTEEGLYVIHLHSNDIFQVGECRRVQRLAVSPMAGLLVALCGRGPSVRLFPLAELESAEAAGAKIPESRGCQALAAGRILQARTPVICVAVKRQVLCYQLGPGPGPWQRRIRELQAPAPVQSLGLLGDRLCVGAAGAFALYPLLNEAAPLALGAGLGPEELPPSRGGLGEALGAVELSLSEFLLLFTTAGVYVDSAGRKSRGHELLWPAAPTGWGYAAPYLTVFSENSMDVFDVRRAEWVQTVPLKKVRPLNPEGSLFLYGTEKVRLTYLRNRLAEKDEFDIPDLTDNSRRQLFRAKSKRRFCFRVSEEQRQQQRREMLKDPFVRSKLISPPTNFNHLVHVGPTAGKAGARDHQAPEKARGARSSGPQRPHSFSEAPRRPASMGSAGFPGDADPKKRKPWTSLSSESVSCPQASLSPAASVVQVSERPRSLPPAPESESSP from the exons ATGGAGCGGCGGCTGCGCGCGCTGGAGCGCCTGGCGCGGGGCGAGGCCGGCGGCGGCCCCGGGCTGGACGGCCTCCTGGACCTGCTGCTGGGGCTGCACCACGAGCTCAGCAGCGCCCCCCTGCGGCGGGAGCGCAACGTGGCGCAGTTCCTGAGCTGGG CCGGCCCCTTCGTGCAGAAGGTGAAGGAGCTGTGTCTGCAGAGAGATGACTTTGAGATCCTGAAGGTGATCGGCCGAGGGGCCTTTGGGGAG GTCGCCGTGGTGAGGCAGAGGGACACCGGGCAGGTTTTCGCCATGAAGATGCTGCACAAGTGGGAGATGCTGAAGAGAGCCGAG ACGGCCTGCTTCCGGGAGGAGCGAGATGTCCTGGTGAAGGGGGACAGCCGCTGGGTGACCGCTCTGCACTACGCCTTCCAGGACGAGGAGTACCTG TACCTGGTCATGGACTACTACGCGGGCGGGGACCTCCTCACGCTGCTCAGCCGCTTCGAGGACCGCCTCCCGCCCGAGCTGGCGCAGTTCTACTTGGCCGAGATGGTGCTGGCCATCCACTCCCTGCATCAGCTGGGCTACGTCCACAG ggacgTGAAGCCGGACAACATCCTGCTGGACCTGAACGGCCACATCCGCCTGGCCGACTTCGGCTCCTGCCTACGGCTCAACGAGAGTGGCATG GTGGACTCGTCCGTGGCAGTGGGGACGCCAGACTACATCTCCCCCGAGATCCTGCAGGCCATGGAGGAGGGCACCGGCCACTATGGGCCTCAGTGTGACTGGTGGTCGCTGGGGGTCTGCGCCTACGAGCTGCTCTTCGGGGAGACCCCCTTCTACGCTGAGTCCCTCGTGGAGACCTACGGCAAGATCATGAACCACGAG GACCACCTGCAGTTCCCGCCAGATGTGCCCGAGGTGCCCGCCAGCGCGCGGGACCTCATCCGCCAGCTGCTGTGTCGCCAGGAGGAGCGGCTGGGCCGCGGCGGGCTGGACGACTTCCGGAACCATCCCTTCTTCGAGGGCGTGGACTGGGAGCAGCTGGCGACCAGCACCGCTCCCTACATCCCTGAGCTCCGCGGGCCCCTGGACACCTCCAACTTTGACGTGGACGACGACACGCTCAACCACCCA gggaCTCTGCCACCGCCCACCCATGGGGCcttctcaggccatcatctgccgtTTGTGGGCTTCACCTACACCTTGGGCAG gcccagtCCTCAGAGTGCTGCCGAGCCGGCGAGCGCCGTGGAGCAGGACGTCGAGCTGAGCTGGAAGGACTCAG AGACGCTGAGGGATGGCAAGGCCCCCTTGTCCCCGCGGGACAGTGACCTGCAGCAGGAGAGGGACCAGCTGTGCCAG GAACTGGCCGAGGCCCGGGCAGCGCTGCAGGCCCAGGCGCAGGAGCTGTGCCGAGCGCAGAGCCGGCAGGAGGAACTACTCCGGAGGCTGCAGGAGgcccaggagagggaggtggcCGCAGCcagcggggcccaggccctgagCGCCCAGCTGGAGGAAGCCCAGGGTGCCCGAAGAGAG CTGGAGGCCCAGGTGGCCACCCTGAGCCGGGAAGTGTCGCAGCTCCAGGGACAGCATGCGCGAAGCCGTGACAAGGACACCTCCCCGGCCGAG TCCTCGCACACAGCCTCTGAGGCCAGCGGCTCGGGAGCGCCCCGGGGTGGGCCTGAGGAGGCCCAGCTGCGCAGGGAGGTGGCTGCACTGCGTGAGCACCTGGAGCAGGCCCGCGGCCTCGG GCCGGGCGGGAAGGAGGAGGCCCTGCGCCGGCTGCAGGAGGAGAACGCGCGGCTGAGCCGCGAGCAGGAGCGG CTGGCCGAGGAGCtggagagggagcagcagagcaAGCGGCGGCTAGAGGGCGAGCGGCGGGAGACggagagcagctgggaggccCAGATCGCCGACATCCTTACCTG GGTGAACGACGAGAAGGTCTCCAGGGGCTACTTGCAGGCGCTGGCCACCAAGATGGCCGAGGAGCTGGAGTCCCTGGGGCACGCAGGCCCCCAGACGCTCCCTACCCGGCCTCTG GACCACCAGTGGAAGGCGCGGCGTCTGCAGAAGATGGAGGCCTCGGCccggctggagctgcagctggcGCTGGAGGCCGAGATCCGCGCCAAGCAGGGGCTGCAGGAGCGCCTGACCCAGGCGCAGGAGGCCCAGCTGCAGGCGGAGCG CCGGCTGCAGGAGGTGGAGAAGCAGAGCCgggccctgcagcaggagctggctGTGCTGCGCGAGGAGCTGCGGGCCCGTGGGCCCGGGG ATGTCAAGTCCTCAAATTCCCTGATTCCCTTCCTGTCTTTCCGGGGTGCAGAG gaTTCCGCCAAGGACCCTGGCACCTCGGGAGAGGCCCTGAGGCCTGGGGTGGAGCCGGAGCTGAGGCCCGAGGGCCGGCGCAGCCTGCGCGCAGGG GCTGCACTGCCCCGAGTGCCTACGGCTCCCACGGCCCCTGCAGAAGGCCCTCCTGTTAAG CCCGGCTCACACACGCTGCGCCCACGGAGCTTCCCTTCCCCCACCAAGTGTCTCCGCTGCACCTCGCTGATGCTGGGCCTGGGCCGCCAGGGCTTGGGCTGTGACG CCTGCGGCTACTTCTGTCACTCAGCCTGCGCCCCacaggccccgccctgccctgtgccccctgACCTCCTCCGCACGGCCCTGGGCGTGCATCCCGACACGGGCACGGGCACCGCCTACGAGGGCTTCCTGTCG gtGCCTCGGCCCTCGGGCGTCCGGCGCGGCTGGCAGCGCGTGTTCGCGGCCCTCAGCGACTCCCGCCTGCTGCTGTTCGATGCCCCCGACGTGCGGCTCAGCCCGGCCAGCGGGGCCCTCCTGCAGGCCTTGGATCTGAG GGACCCCCAGTTCTCGGCCACCCCTGTCCTGGCCTCTGATGTTATCCACGCCCAGTCCAGGGACCTGCCGCGCATCTTCAGG GTGACGGCGTCCCAGCTGACCGTGCCGCCGACCACGTGCACCGTGCTGCTGCTGGCCGAGAGCGAGGCGGAGCGGGAGCGCTGGCTGCAGGTGCTGGGCGAGCTGCAGCGGCTGCTGGCGGACAGCCGGCCGAGGCCCCGGCCCGTGTACATCCTCAAGGAGGCCTACGACAACGGGCTGCCGCTGCTGCCCCACACGCTCTGCGCGGCTGTCATTG ACACGGAGCGGCTTGCCCTGGGCACCGAGGAGGGCCTCTACGTGATCCACCTGCACAGCAACG ACATTTTCCAGGTCGGGGAGTGCCGGCGGGTGCAGCGGCTGGCCGTGAGCCCCATGGCGGGCCTGCTGGTGGCGCTGTGCGGCCGCGGCCCCAGCGTGCGCCTCTTCCCCCTGGCTGAGCTGGAGAGCGCCGAGGCGGCGGGCGCCAAGATCCCGGAGTCGCGAGGCTGCCAGGCGCTGGCCGCCGGGCGCATCCTGCAGGCCCGCACCCCCGTGATCTGTGTCGCCGTGAAGCGCCAGGTGCTCTGCTACCAGCTgggccccggccccgggccctGGCAGCGGCGCATCCGGGAGCTGCAGGCGCCCGCCCCCGTGcagagcctggggctgctgggtgACCGGCTGTGCGTGGGTGCCGCGGGGGCCTTCGCGCTGTACCCGCTGCTCAACGAGGCCGCACccctggccctgggggctggcctggggcctgAGGAGCTGCCACCGTCCCGCGGGGGCCTGGGCGAGGCGCTGGGCGCGGTGGAGCTCAGCCTCagcgagttcctgctgctcttcaCCACCGCCGGCGTCTACGTGGACAGCGCTGGCCGCAAGTCCCGCGGCCAcgagctgctgtggccagcggcGCCCACGGGCTGGG GCTACGCAGCCCCCTACCTGACAGTGTTCAGCGAGAACTCCATGGACGTGTTCGACGTGCGGAGAGCAGAATGGGTCCAGACCGTGCCGCTCAAGAAG GTGCGGCCCCTGAACCCGGAGGGCAGCCTGTTCCTCTACGGCACCGAGAAGGTCCGCCTGACCTACCTCAGGAACCGGCTGGCAG AGAAGGACGAGTTCGACATCCCCGACCTCACCGACAACAGCCGGCGCCAGCTGTTCCGCGCCAAGAGCAAGCGCCGTTTCTGCTTCCGCGTGTCGgaggagcagaggcagcagcagcgcAG GGAGATGCTGAAGGACCCATTTGTACGCTCCAAGCTCATCTCGCCGCCCACCAACTTCAACCACCTGGTGCACGTGGGCCCCACGGCGGGGAAGGCCGGCGCTAGGGACCAC CAGGCCCCGGAGAAGGCCCGAGGAGCCCGCAGCTCTGGCCCGCAGCGCCCGCACAGCTTCTCGGAGGCGCCGCGCCGCCCGGCGTCCATGGGCAGCGCCGGCTTCCCTGGAGACGCAGATCCCA AGAAGAGGAAGCCTTGGACGTCTCTGTCCAGCGAATCGGTGTCCTGCCCCCAGGCCTCTCTGAGCCCCGCAGCCTCCGTGGTGCAG GTCTCAGAGCGGCCCCGGAGCCTCCCCCCAGCTCCCGAGTCCGAAAGCTCCCCTTGA
- the CDC42BPG gene encoding serine/threonine-protein kinase MRCK gamma isoform X2: protein MERRLRALERLARGEAGGGPGLDGLLDLLLGLHHELSSAPLRRERNVAQFLSWAGPFVQKVKELCLQRDDFEILKVIGRGAFGEVAVVRQRDTGQVFAMKMLHKWEMLKRAETACFREERDVLVKGDSRWVTALHYAFQDEEYLYLVMDYYAGGDLLTLLSRFEDRLPPELAQFYLAEMVLAIHSLHQLGYVHRDVKPDNILLDLNGHIRLADFGSCLRLNESGMVDSSVAVGTPDYISPEILQAMEEGTGHYGPQCDWWSLGVCAYELLFGETPFYAESLVETYGKIMNHEDHLQFPPDVPEVPASARDLIRQLLCRQEERLGRGGLDDFRNHPFFEGVDWEQLATSTAPYIPELRGPLDTSNFDVDDDTLNHPGTLPPPTHGAFSGHHLPFVGFTYTLGRPSPQSAAEPASAVEQDVELSWKDSETLRDGKAPLSPRDSDLQQERDQLCQELAEARAALQAQAQELCRAQSRQEELLRRLQEAQEREVAAASGAQALSAQLEEAQGARRELEAQVATLSREVSQLQGQHARSRDKDTSPAESSHTASEASGSGAPRGGPEEAQLRREVAALREHLEQARGLGPGGKEEALRRLQEENARLSREQERLAEELEREQQSKRRLEGERRETESSWEAQIADILTWVNDEKVSRGYLQALATKMAEELESLGHAGPQTLPTRPLDHQWKARRLQKMEASARLELQLALEAEIRAKQGLQERLTQAQEAQLQAERRLQEVEKQSRALQQELAVLREELRARGPGDVKSSNSLIPFLSFRGAEDSAKDPGTSGEALRPGVEPELRPEGRRSLRAGAALPRVPTAPTAPAEGPPVKPGSHTLRPRSFPSPTKCLRCTSLMLGLGRQGLGCDACGYFCHSACAPQAPPCPVPPDLLRTALGVHPDTGTGTAYEGFLSVPRPSGVRRGWQRVFAALSDSRLLLFDAPDVRLSPASGALLQALDLRDPQFSATPVLASDVIHAQSRDLPRIFRVTASQLTVPPTTCTVLLLAESEAERERWLQVLGELQRLLADSRPRPRPVYILKEAYDNGLPLLPHTLCAAVIDTERLALGTEEGLYVIHLHSNDIFQVGECRRVQRLAVSPMAGLLVALCGRGPSVRLFPLAELESAEAAGAKIPESRGCQALAAGRILQARTPVICVAVKRQVLCYQLGPGPGPWQRRIRELQAPAPVQSLGLLGDRLCVGAAGAFALYPLLNEAAPLALGAGLGPEELPPSRGGLGEALGAVELSLSEFLLLFTTAGVYVDSAGRKSRGHELLWPAAPTGWGYAAPYLTVFSENSMDVFDVRRAEWVQTVPLKKVRPLNPEGSLFLYGTEKVRLTYLRNRLAEKDEFDIPDLTDNSRRQLFRAKSKRRFCFRVSEEQRQQQRREMLKDPFVRSKLISPPTNFNHLVHVGPTAGKAGARDHAPEKARGARSSGPQRPHSFSEAPRRPASMGSAGFPGDADPKKRKPWTSLSSESVSCPQASLSPAASVVQVSERPRSLPPAPESESSP, encoded by the exons ATGGAGCGGCGGCTGCGCGCGCTGGAGCGCCTGGCGCGGGGCGAGGCCGGCGGCGGCCCCGGGCTGGACGGCCTCCTGGACCTGCTGCTGGGGCTGCACCACGAGCTCAGCAGCGCCCCCCTGCGGCGGGAGCGCAACGTGGCGCAGTTCCTGAGCTGGG CCGGCCCCTTCGTGCAGAAGGTGAAGGAGCTGTGTCTGCAGAGAGATGACTTTGAGATCCTGAAGGTGATCGGCCGAGGGGCCTTTGGGGAG GTCGCCGTGGTGAGGCAGAGGGACACCGGGCAGGTTTTCGCCATGAAGATGCTGCACAAGTGGGAGATGCTGAAGAGAGCCGAG ACGGCCTGCTTCCGGGAGGAGCGAGATGTCCTGGTGAAGGGGGACAGCCGCTGGGTGACCGCTCTGCACTACGCCTTCCAGGACGAGGAGTACCTG TACCTGGTCATGGACTACTACGCGGGCGGGGACCTCCTCACGCTGCTCAGCCGCTTCGAGGACCGCCTCCCGCCCGAGCTGGCGCAGTTCTACTTGGCCGAGATGGTGCTGGCCATCCACTCCCTGCATCAGCTGGGCTACGTCCACAG ggacgTGAAGCCGGACAACATCCTGCTGGACCTGAACGGCCACATCCGCCTGGCCGACTTCGGCTCCTGCCTACGGCTCAACGAGAGTGGCATG GTGGACTCGTCCGTGGCAGTGGGGACGCCAGACTACATCTCCCCCGAGATCCTGCAGGCCATGGAGGAGGGCACCGGCCACTATGGGCCTCAGTGTGACTGGTGGTCGCTGGGGGTCTGCGCCTACGAGCTGCTCTTCGGGGAGACCCCCTTCTACGCTGAGTCCCTCGTGGAGACCTACGGCAAGATCATGAACCACGAG GACCACCTGCAGTTCCCGCCAGATGTGCCCGAGGTGCCCGCCAGCGCGCGGGACCTCATCCGCCAGCTGCTGTGTCGCCAGGAGGAGCGGCTGGGCCGCGGCGGGCTGGACGACTTCCGGAACCATCCCTTCTTCGAGGGCGTGGACTGGGAGCAGCTGGCGACCAGCACCGCTCCCTACATCCCTGAGCTCCGCGGGCCCCTGGACACCTCCAACTTTGACGTGGACGACGACACGCTCAACCACCCA gggaCTCTGCCACCGCCCACCCATGGGGCcttctcaggccatcatctgccgtTTGTGGGCTTCACCTACACCTTGGGCAG gcccagtCCTCAGAGTGCTGCCGAGCCGGCGAGCGCCGTGGAGCAGGACGTCGAGCTGAGCTGGAAGGACTCAG AGACGCTGAGGGATGGCAAGGCCCCCTTGTCCCCGCGGGACAGTGACCTGCAGCAGGAGAGGGACCAGCTGTGCCAG GAACTGGCCGAGGCCCGGGCAGCGCTGCAGGCCCAGGCGCAGGAGCTGTGCCGAGCGCAGAGCCGGCAGGAGGAACTACTCCGGAGGCTGCAGGAGgcccaggagagggaggtggcCGCAGCcagcggggcccaggccctgagCGCCCAGCTGGAGGAAGCCCAGGGTGCCCGAAGAGAG CTGGAGGCCCAGGTGGCCACCCTGAGCCGGGAAGTGTCGCAGCTCCAGGGACAGCATGCGCGAAGCCGTGACAAGGACACCTCCCCGGCCGAG TCCTCGCACACAGCCTCTGAGGCCAGCGGCTCGGGAGCGCCCCGGGGTGGGCCTGAGGAGGCCCAGCTGCGCAGGGAGGTGGCTGCACTGCGTGAGCACCTGGAGCAGGCCCGCGGCCTCGG GCCGGGCGGGAAGGAGGAGGCCCTGCGCCGGCTGCAGGAGGAGAACGCGCGGCTGAGCCGCGAGCAGGAGCGG CTGGCCGAGGAGCtggagagggagcagcagagcaAGCGGCGGCTAGAGGGCGAGCGGCGGGAGACggagagcagctgggaggccCAGATCGCCGACATCCTTACCTG GGTGAACGACGAGAAGGTCTCCAGGGGCTACTTGCAGGCGCTGGCCACCAAGATGGCCGAGGAGCTGGAGTCCCTGGGGCACGCAGGCCCCCAGACGCTCCCTACCCGGCCTCTG GACCACCAGTGGAAGGCGCGGCGTCTGCAGAAGATGGAGGCCTCGGCccggctggagctgcagctggcGCTGGAGGCCGAGATCCGCGCCAAGCAGGGGCTGCAGGAGCGCCTGACCCAGGCGCAGGAGGCCCAGCTGCAGGCGGAGCG CCGGCTGCAGGAGGTGGAGAAGCAGAGCCgggccctgcagcaggagctggctGTGCTGCGCGAGGAGCTGCGGGCCCGTGGGCCCGGGG ATGTCAAGTCCTCAAATTCCCTGATTCCCTTCCTGTCTTTCCGGGGTGCAGAG gaTTCCGCCAAGGACCCTGGCACCTCGGGAGAGGCCCTGAGGCCTGGGGTGGAGCCGGAGCTGAGGCCCGAGGGCCGGCGCAGCCTGCGCGCAGGG GCTGCACTGCCCCGAGTGCCTACGGCTCCCACGGCCCCTGCAGAAGGCCCTCCTGTTAAG CCCGGCTCACACACGCTGCGCCCACGGAGCTTCCCTTCCCCCACCAAGTGTCTCCGCTGCACCTCGCTGATGCTGGGCCTGGGCCGCCAGGGCTTGGGCTGTGACG CCTGCGGCTACTTCTGTCACTCAGCCTGCGCCCCacaggccccgccctgccctgtgccccctgACCTCCTCCGCACGGCCCTGGGCGTGCATCCCGACACGGGCACGGGCACCGCCTACGAGGGCTTCCTGTCG gtGCCTCGGCCCTCGGGCGTCCGGCGCGGCTGGCAGCGCGTGTTCGCGGCCCTCAGCGACTCCCGCCTGCTGCTGTTCGATGCCCCCGACGTGCGGCTCAGCCCGGCCAGCGGGGCCCTCCTGCAGGCCTTGGATCTGAG GGACCCCCAGTTCTCGGCCACCCCTGTCCTGGCCTCTGATGTTATCCACGCCCAGTCCAGGGACCTGCCGCGCATCTTCAGG GTGACGGCGTCCCAGCTGACCGTGCCGCCGACCACGTGCACCGTGCTGCTGCTGGCCGAGAGCGAGGCGGAGCGGGAGCGCTGGCTGCAGGTGCTGGGCGAGCTGCAGCGGCTGCTGGCGGACAGCCGGCCGAGGCCCCGGCCCGTGTACATCCTCAAGGAGGCCTACGACAACGGGCTGCCGCTGCTGCCCCACACGCTCTGCGCGGCTGTCATTG ACACGGAGCGGCTTGCCCTGGGCACCGAGGAGGGCCTCTACGTGATCCACCTGCACAGCAACG ACATTTTCCAGGTCGGGGAGTGCCGGCGGGTGCAGCGGCTGGCCGTGAGCCCCATGGCGGGCCTGCTGGTGGCGCTGTGCGGCCGCGGCCCCAGCGTGCGCCTCTTCCCCCTGGCTGAGCTGGAGAGCGCCGAGGCGGCGGGCGCCAAGATCCCGGAGTCGCGAGGCTGCCAGGCGCTGGCCGCCGGGCGCATCCTGCAGGCCCGCACCCCCGTGATCTGTGTCGCCGTGAAGCGCCAGGTGCTCTGCTACCAGCTgggccccggccccgggccctGGCAGCGGCGCATCCGGGAGCTGCAGGCGCCCGCCCCCGTGcagagcctggggctgctgggtgACCGGCTGTGCGTGGGTGCCGCGGGGGCCTTCGCGCTGTACCCGCTGCTCAACGAGGCCGCACccctggccctgggggctggcctggggcctgAGGAGCTGCCACCGTCCCGCGGGGGCCTGGGCGAGGCGCTGGGCGCGGTGGAGCTCAGCCTCagcgagttcctgctgctcttcaCCACCGCCGGCGTCTACGTGGACAGCGCTGGCCGCAAGTCCCGCGGCCAcgagctgctgtggccagcggcGCCCACGGGCTGGG GCTACGCAGCCCCCTACCTGACAGTGTTCAGCGAGAACTCCATGGACGTGTTCGACGTGCGGAGAGCAGAATGGGTCCAGACCGTGCCGCTCAAGAAG GTGCGGCCCCTGAACCCGGAGGGCAGCCTGTTCCTCTACGGCACCGAGAAGGTCCGCCTGACCTACCTCAGGAACCGGCTGGCAG AGAAGGACGAGTTCGACATCCCCGACCTCACCGACAACAGCCGGCGCCAGCTGTTCCGCGCCAAGAGCAAGCGCCGTTTCTGCTTCCGCGTGTCGgaggagcagaggcagcagcagcgcAG GGAGATGCTGAAGGACCCATTTGTACGCTCCAAGCTCATCTCGCCGCCCACCAACTTCAACCACCTGGTGCACGTGGGCCCCACGGCGGGGAAGGCCGGCGCTAGGGACCAC GCCCCGGAGAAGGCCCGAGGAGCCCGCAGCTCTGGCCCGCAGCGCCCGCACAGCTTCTCGGAGGCGCCGCGCCGCCCGGCGTCCATGGGCAGCGCCGGCTTCCCTGGAGACGCAGATCCCA AGAAGAGGAAGCCTTGGACGTCTCTGTCCAGCGAATCGGTGTCCTGCCCCCAGGCCTCTCTGAGCCCCGCAGCCTCCGTGGTGCAG GTCTCAGAGCGGCCCCGGAGCCTCCCCCCAGCTCCCGAGTCCGAAAGCTCCCCTTGA